In the genome of Halapricum salinum, one region contains:
- a CDS encoding YgaP family membrane protein, with the protein MDRNVGMTDRFVRMGLGFVALIAALALFAGVGGLSGTVGTVAAPIVLAIVGAVLLVTGYTQTCPAYRLIGFRTLNR; encoded by the coding sequence ATGGACCGCAACGTCGGTATGACAGATCGATTCGTTCGAATGGGGCTCGGTTTCGTGGCACTGATCGCCGCACTCGCCTTGTTTGCCGGTGTCGGTGGCCTGTCCGGCACTGTCGGGACCGTCGCCGCTCCAATCGTCCTGGCAATCGTCGGTGCGGTATTGCTCGTGACAGGGTACACCCAGACCTGCCCAGCCTACCGGTTGATCGGCTTCCGGACGCTCAATCGCTGA
- a CDS encoding acyl-CoA mutase large subunit family protein, giving the protein MFDPDELAAIREAKAEWEDQTLQPTLDRFGERREQFRTDTGGQQVDRLYTPADVADLDYGEDLGFPGKEPYTRGVYTTMYRGRLWTMRQYAGMGTASETNERFNYLLEEGQTGLSMAFDLPTQMGYDSDAAMAAGEVGKAGVAIDSLRDMETVFDGIPLSDVSTSMTINAPASVLLAMYVAVGDQQGVPREELRGTIQNDVLKEYIARNTYIYPPEPSMRIVTDIFEFAAAELPKFNPISISGYHVREAGSTAAQEIAFTLANAIEYVETALDAGLDVDEFAPQLSFFFASYNDIFEEAAKFRAARRLWASIVEERFDPDDPASKQLKFHTQTAGSTLTAQQIENNVVRVAYQALAAVLGGTQSLHTNGKDEALSLPTEQSVRTALRTQQILAHESGAADTIDPLAGSYYVESLTDDLEAEAREIIAEVDDRGGMREAIESGWVQRQIQDVAYERQQEVESGERIIVGVNEFTVDETQQDAAIEDVSEQQQQRQIERLEGVREEREDDAVASALAAVRDAAENGDNLMPPLIDAVKAYATTGEICDALRDVFGEHQPGT; this is encoded by the coding sequence GAGTGGGAAGACCAGACTCTCCAGCCGACCCTCGACCGGTTCGGCGAGCGCCGCGAGCAGTTCAGGACCGACACTGGGGGCCAGCAGGTCGACCGCCTCTACACGCCAGCCGACGTCGCCGATCTCGACTACGGCGAGGACCTCGGCTTCCCTGGAAAGGAACCCTACACGCGCGGCGTCTACACGACGATGTATCGCGGCCGGCTCTGGACGATGCGCCAGTACGCAGGGATGGGCACCGCGAGCGAGACCAACGAGCGATTCAACTATCTGCTAGAGGAGGGTCAGACTGGCCTCTCGATGGCGTTCGACCTCCCCACGCAGATGGGCTACGACTCGGACGCTGCGATGGCTGCCGGGGAAGTCGGGAAAGCGGGGGTCGCCATCGACTCGCTACGGGATATGGAGACGGTCTTCGACGGGATTCCGCTCTCGGACGTGTCGACGAGTATGACCATCAACGCGCCGGCGAGCGTCCTGCTGGCCATGTACGTCGCGGTGGGCGATCAGCAAGGCGTCCCGCGCGAGGAACTTCGGGGGACCATCCAGAACGACGTGCTCAAGGAGTACATCGCGCGCAACACCTACATCTACCCGCCGGAGCCGTCGATGCGGATCGTCACTGACATCTTCGAGTTTGCGGCCGCGGAACTCCCGAAGTTCAATCCGATCTCGATCTCGGGCTACCACGTCCGGGAGGCCGGCTCGACCGCTGCCCAGGAGATCGCGTTCACGCTGGCGAACGCCATCGAGTACGTCGAGACGGCCCTCGACGCGGGACTGGACGTCGACGAGTTCGCGCCCCAGCTATCTTTCTTCTTCGCTTCCTACAACGACATCTTCGAGGAAGCGGCGAAGTTCCGTGCGGCGCGGCGGCTCTGGGCGTCGATCGTCGAGGAGCGGTTCGACCCAGACGATCCGGCGAGCAAGCAGTTGAAGTTTCACACCCAGACTGCGGGCTCGACGCTGACGGCCCAGCAGATAGAGAACAACGTCGTCAGGGTCGCCTACCAGGCGCTGGCGGCAGTTCTCGGCGGCACCCAGAGTCTCCACACCAACGGCAAAGACGAGGCACTCTCGCTACCGACCGAACAGAGCGTCCGGACCGCGCTGCGAACCCAGCAGATCCTCGCCCACGAGTCCGGTGCCGCCGACACGATCGATCCGCTGGCCGGCAGCTACTACGTCGAGTCACTGACCGACGATCTGGAAGCCGAAGCCCGGGAGATCATCGCCGAGGTCGACGATCGCGGCGGGATGCGCGAGGCGATCGAGTCAGGATGGGTCCAGCGGCAGATCCAGGACGTCGCCTACGAACGCCAGCAAGAAGTCGAGTCGGGTGAGCGGATCATCGTCGGCGTCAACGAGTTCACTGTCGACGAGACCCAGCAAGACGCCGCGATCGAAGACGTGAGCGAGCAACAGCAGCAGCGTCAGATCGAACGTCTGGAGGGAGTGCGAGAAGAGCGCGAGGACGACGCCGTCGCGAGCGCACTGGCGGCAGTTCGCGACGCGGCCGAGAACGGCGACAACCTCATGCCACCGTTGATCGACGCAGTGAAAGCCTACGCGACGACCGGGGAGATCTGTGACGCGTTACGAGACGTCTTCGGCGAACACCAGCCTGGAACGTAA